ACGGGTGTAGGTCCTAGGTATTGTCCTAGTATTGAAGATAAGATTATTAGATTCTCTAATAAGCCAAGACATCAAATTTTTCTTGAACCGGAATCTTTAGAACTTGATACTGTTTATTTAGGTGGTTTTTCAACTTCTTTAGATATCTCTGTTCAAGATAAAATTATTCGACTTTTACCTGGGCTAAAAAAAGCTGAAGTTATCAAATACGGATATGCAATTGAATATGATGCAATTAACCCGATACAACTATACCCTTCTTTAGAATCTAAATTAGTAAAAAATCTATTTTTTGCCGGACAAATTAACGGAACTAGTGGTTATGAAGAAGCTGCGGGACAAGGTTTAATTGCTGGCATAAATGCAAACCAAAAAATTAAAAATAAAGAGCCTTTAATCTTATCTAGGGATGAAGCATATATTGGGGTGATGATTGACGATATTGTAACTAAAGGAGCAACAGATCCTTATCGCTTATTAACATCTCGAGCCGAATATAGATTATTGTTAAGAAATGATAATGTTTTGGATCGATTAATACAAAAAGGTTATGAAATTGGCACAATATCTAAGGAACAAATAGATTTGTATAACCAAAACTTAGAAAGGAAAAATAAACTTATTGAATTTTTAAAGGATAAAAAAGTAGGTATGTATACGTTATTAAGAGCACATACAAACAATACAAATTTCTCACTTTATGAATTCTTAAAACGACCAGAAATCAAATTAATTGAACTGTTAAAATTAATTGAATTTGATTATAGTAATTACGATCTAGAACTATTAAAAAATATCGAAATTACCGTAAAATATGAAGGTTATATTAAAAAAGAGAGTAGAATTGTTAACTCTTTAAAGAACTTGGAAAGTATTAAAATTCCTCAAGATCTTATTTATGATAAAGTGCAAAATCTTTCAATTGAAGCAATCGATAAGTTAAACAAAATAAAGCCTCTTAATTTAGCACAGGCTCAGCGTATTAGTGGAATCAATTTAGCTGACATTATTTCTCTGAAAACTCATTTAGAACAAAATGCTTAAACTAATAAAAGATTCTTTAGGTAAATTTAACCTTACGTTAACTGATAAGCAAATTGAAGATATTGCCTTCTTTTTAGAGGAAATTTATCATAGTAATCAACTCTTCAATTTAACGGGCTATAAGACCAAAGAATTGATTGCTGAAATGTTAGGCGTTAAAACCATATTACTAGCTCAAAGTTTAAGTTACATATTTTCTAATCAATCATTAAATGTTATTGATATAGGAACGGGTGCAGGAATCCCAGGATTAATCATTAAAATAATTTATCCTCAGCTTAATGTTTATTTAGTAGATTCAAATGCCAAGAAGATTACTTTTATTAACGAAGTGATAAAAAAGTTAAATTTTACCGGTGTTTTTGCAATTTTATCAAGAGTCGAAGATAACTTTTTTTTGAAAAAATACCACGGTTGTTTTGATTATGTTTTTTCTCAAGCAGTATCAAAAATTGCTGTTTTAAACGAACTAGGAACTCAATTATTAAAAATAAATGGGCAAATAATTCATTTTAAATCTAGAGACTATCAAGAAGAAATTGAGTTTGCAAAAAAACATTTATCAGACCTTGGTTTGGCTTTCAACAATTTGTATCACTATCAATTTAATAGCTATTTTTTAGTTAATGTTTTTTATAATAAAAAAGCTATTGCTCCACAAAAATATCCTAGAGAGTGAAGCAAGATTAAAAGAGAGCTCATTGATGATGCAAAACACTAAGTTTATAACGATTACTTCGACTATTAAACATTCAGCTAAAACATCTACCGCAATCGGATTAGTTATTTCTTTAGTTACCGAAGGTTATAAAGTCTTATATTTAGGTTTTGACAACAAATATAATGCCTTGCCTAATTTTGAGGATGATGCAGATCTAGTTAAAGACTATATTCTAGAAAAGATTATTCTAGAAAGAGCTATCAGGCATTTTTACTCTTTTTATCCATTTGATATGCTTAA
The nucleotide sequence above comes from Mycoplasmoides gallisepticum. Encoded proteins:
- the mnmG gene encoding tRNA uridine-5-carboxymethylaminomethyl(34) synthesis enzyme MnmG — encoded protein: MNKFIVVGAGHAGLEAAFILSKLNNKVYLCVLDRKYVANCPCNPSVGGPAKGIVTREIDALGGIQALAADSTALQRKILNSSKGPGVQCLRFQIDKVYYKKWFLEQIDNNENIELVEGEVTEVIKNGDTATGVMIDGVKKLEAGAVIITTGTYLKSLTFSGKDVKNEGPEGFKNSNNLSEWFKVNGFELIRLKTGTPPRIKKDSIDYSNLQIEPGNGTELYFSHWSKNKYIDYELPCYLIHTTEEIHKIINDNLHLSAMYSGNITGVGPRYCPSIEDKIIRFSNKPRHQIFLEPESLELDTVYLGGFSTSLDISVQDKIIRLLPGLKKAEVIKYGYAIEYDAINPIQLYPSLESKLVKNLFFAGQINGTSGYEEAAGQGLIAGINANQKIKNKEPLILSRDEAYIGVMIDDIVTKGATDPYRLLTSRAEYRLLLRNDNVLDRLIQKGYEIGTISKEQIDLYNQNLERKNKLIEFLKDKKVGMYTLLRAHTNNTNFSLYEFLKRPEIKLIELLKLIEFDYSNYDLELLKNIEITVKYEGYIKKESRIVNSLKNLESIKIPQDLIYDKVQNLSIEAIDKLNKIKPLNLAQAQRISGINLADIISLKTHLEQNA
- the rsmG gene encoding 16S rRNA (guanine(527)-N(7))-methyltransferase RsmG, encoding MLKLIKDSLGKFNLTLTDKQIEDIAFFLEEIYHSNQLFNLTGYKTKELIAEMLGVKTILLAQSLSYIFSNQSLNVIDIGTGAGIPGLIIKIIYPQLNVYLVDSNAKKITFINEVIKKLNFTGVFAILSRVEDNFFLKKYHGCFDYVFSQAVSKIAVLNELGTQLLKINGQIIHFKSRDYQEEIEFAKKHLSDLGLAFNNLYHYQFNSYFLVNVFYNKKAIAPQKYPREWSKIKRELIDDAKH